From one Solanum stenotomum isolate F172 chromosome 12, ASM1918654v1, whole genome shotgun sequence genomic stretch:
- the LOC125849479 gene encoding receptor-like protein 51, with translation MAPFFLSLTLHLFLLSTKSSSQSTNLDPNQLKALRSLNVPTGKDPCSPLHNSTICDSSTPFHHLISLKLINCSNDVTLSQTSLKTLSTLQDLQFINCPVSPIHFPSELSSNLQSFTCINSLKKLTSLWLIQLRNVTSLTVSHVPVSASGPSIILNSIKNLQSVTISHANIKGVLPTKWHMNLTYVDLSGNQLKGKIPSSLTELENLLHLNLSSNSLNGTIPNSFGNLLSLKNVSLASNALSGSIPKSIAAIPELVHLDLGSNQLNGTIPKFISDMKGLQYLNLERNNFEGVLPFNASFIKKLVVFKVGENSNLCYNHSTLSSKLKLGIAPCDKHGLPLSPPPPKEDFSDDTAKDDSPPPKHEHGPSRVVFGVAVGLSSIVFLIILLVLLSKCCK, from the coding sequence atGGCTCCATTCTTCCTCTCCTTGACCCTTCACCTCTTTCTCCTCTCCACAAAATCATCATCTCAATCCACTAATCTTGACCCAAACCAACTCAAAGCTCTCAGATCACTAAATGTACCAACAGGAAAAGACCCTTGTTCTCCCCTTCACAATTCCACCATTTGTGACTCTTCAACTCCCTTTCACCATCTCATCTCCCTCAAACTCATAAACTGTTCAAATGATGTTACATTATCCCAAACATCTCTCAAAACTCTCTCCACTCTCCAAGACTTACAATTCATCAACTGCCCTGTTTCTCCTATTCATTTCCCTTCTGAACTTTCCTCCAATCTCCAATCCTTCACTTGCATCAACTCCCTCAAGAAACTCACTAGCCTTTGGCTAATTCAATTACGCAATGTGACAAGTTTAACGGTGTCACATGTTCCTGTTTCTGCTAGTGGCCCTTCTATAATCTTGAACAGTATCAAGAACTTGCAGAGTGTCACAATATCTCATGCAAATATCAAAGGGGTTCTTCCTACAAAATGGCATATGAATCTTACTTATGTTGATTTATCTGGGAATCAACTAAAAGGGAAAATACCAAGTTCTTTAACTGAACTTGAAAATCTTTTGCATTTGAATCTTTCTTCAAATTCACTCAATGGGACTATACCAAATTCATTTGGTAACttactttctttaaaaaatgtgtCATTAGCTTCAAATGCTCTGTCTGGAAGTATTCCGAAATCGATTGCTGCAATTCCTGAATTAGTCCATCTTGATCTTGGATCAAACCAATTGAATGGAACTATTCCAAAGTTCATATCAGATATGAAAGGATTGCAATACTTGAATCTTGAAAGAAACAATTTCGAAGGGGTTTTGCCATTCAATGCTTCTTTCATCAAGAAACTAGTTGTGTTCAAAGTGGGAGAAAATTCAAATCTTTGCTACAATCATTCCACATTGTCTTCAAAACTGAAACTTGGCATTGCCCCTTGTGATAAACATGGATTGCCACTGTCTCCGCCGCCTCCTAAGGAAGATTTCAGTGATGATACTGCCAAGGATGATAGTCCACCACCTAAACATGAACATGGGCCAAGCAGGGTTGTTTTTGGTGTGGCTGTTGGGCTTTCATCCATTgtgtttttgattattttattggtTCTATTGTCCAAATGCTGTAAATGA
- the LOC125848324 gene encoding uncharacterized protein LOC125848324 — MDLEAILTLFDSCWFNLEILKKHLNPTQKNPDDKIQENSPEIVLDSTKLEIQMESQSEDLSYNSDSFSPDSVLPATHFKPDTKKAVPKKVKGRRRELRRRTKKGLSKSLSELEYEELKGFMDLGFEFSEEDVNSSLVEIIPGLQKLRKNRDSDDHQQNVNFYEKSEQSRARPYLSEAWGVIEKKKKTNPLMNWKVPETSNEIDIKHSLKWWAHTVASSVKQQIIS; from the coding sequence ATGGACCTCGAGGCTATACTTACCCTCTTCGATTCATGTTGGTTCAATCTTGAAATCcttaaaaaacatttaaatccaACACAGAAAAACCCAGATgacaaaattcaagaaaattcaCCTGAAATTGTATTAGATTCAACAAAATTAGAAATCCAAATGGAGTCGCAAAGCGAAGATTTGAGCTACAATTCAGATTCTTTCTCCCCGGATTCAGTTCTCCCAGCAACCCATTTTAAACCGGATACTAAAAAGGCAGTACCGAAAAAAGTAAAGGGTAGAAGAAGGGAATTAAGGAGAAGAACAAAAAAGGGTCTTAGCAAGAGCTTATCGGAGCTAGAATATGAAGAGCTAAAAGGGTTTATGGATCTTGGATTTGAATTCTCAGAAGAAGATGTAAATTCAAGTTTGGTTGAAATTATTCCAGGTTTACAGAAATTACGCAAAAACAGGGATAGTGATGATCATCAACAAAATGTGAATTTTTATGAGAAATCTGAACAGTCAAGAGCGAGACCTTATCTTTCTGAAGCATGGGGAgttattgaaaagaaaaagaaaacgaaTCCATTGATGAATTGGAAAGTACCAGAAACAAGCAATGAAATTGACATTAAACATAGTCTCAAATGGTGGGCTCATACTGTTGCTTCCTCTGTTAAACAACAGATCATAAGCTAA
- the LOC125849481 gene encoding rho-N domain-containing protein 1, chloroplastic yields the protein MGATATAVFSSNSISQLPSFSALCKPNLGIRIPKEIAYGVSLSTNRRDFHCSTLSTIRADGIRRRKSSKDATPGKTSKGSELNIQPSPDSKSPNSLNQEEIISLFKRIQSSISKGESTSSKKRSTKSSEEKPAIDSVLEILRHSKTEPKGTKDDKGLTHQKEPETDYPPTADPRSTRLQSSFVKRSPLQSPFNSKEKVELKAETSLENHVESEAVKIEEMKLPQLKELAKSRGLKGYSKLKKSELVELLISC from the exons atggGTGCAACAGCAACTGCAGTTTTCTCTTCAAATTCCATATCTCAATTGCCCTCCTTCTCTGCTTTATGTAAACCCAACTTGGGGATCCGAATACCAAAAG AGATTGCATATGGGGTTTCCTTGAGTACAAATCGTAGGGATTTTCATTGTTCAACTCTCTCCACCATAAGAGCTGATGGGATCAGGCGACGGAAGTCTTCAAAAGATGCTACGCCAGGGAAAACATCCAAAGGAAGTGAGCTCAATATACAGCCATCCCCCGACAGTAAATCGCCAAATTCATTAAACCAGGAAGAGATCATTTCTCTTTTCAAGAGAATacaatcttcaatttcaaaaggTGAATCTACAAGTTCCAAGAAAAGAAGTACCAAGTCTTCTGAAGAGAAGCCCGCTATTGATTCGGTCTTGGAAATCCTTCGTCATTCAAAGACAGAACCAAAAG GTACTAAGGATGACAAGGGTTTGACTCATCAAAAAGAACCGGAAACAGACTATCCCCCAACAGCAGATCCAAGATCAACACGCCTACAGTCAAGCTTTGTGAAAAGATCGCCTCTACAATCCCCATTTAACTCCAAAGAAAAAGTTGAGCTCAAGGCGGAGACATCACTGGAGAATCATGTTGAAAGTGAAGCAgtcaaaattgaagaaatgaaaCTTCCTCAGCTTAAAGAACTAGCAAAATCTAGAGGACTTAAGGGTTATTCGAAATTGAAGAAAAGTGAACTAGTGGAATTGCTCATCAGTTGTTGA
- the LOC125847357 gene encoding uncharacterized protein LOC125847357, with amino-acid sequence MDLEAVLTLFDSCWFNLEILNKHSNPIPLLNYQKTPDNKIQENLAETVYDSPKLEIKIESQSDDLSYDSDSFSPDSVLPVTHFQPFCKNAESKKVKGRRRELRRRRRRSEKCLGKSLSELEYEELKGFMDLGFEFSEDDVNSSLVEIIPGLQKLSKNRDSDDDKQKLNFVKKSDQLRARPYLSEAWEVVETKKRMNPLMNWKVPVMSNEIDVKHNLKLWAHTVASTVKA; translated from the coding sequence ATGGACCTTGAGGCTGTTCTTACCCTCTTCGATTCATGCTGGTTTAATCTCGAAATTCTCAATAAACATTCAAATCCAATCCCATTATTGAATTACCAGAAAACCCCAGAtaacaaaattcaagaaaatttagCAGAAACTGTATATGATTCACCAAAATTAGAAATCAAAATAGAGTCACAGAGTGATGATTTGAGCTACGATTCGGATTCTTTTTCACCAGATTCAGTTCTCCCAGTAACCCATTTTCAACCCTTTTGTAAAAATGCAGAATCGAAGAAAGTAAAGGGTAGAAGAAGGGAAttaaggagaagaagaagaagaagcgaAAAGTGTCTTGGCAAGAGCTTATCGGAGCTTGAATATGAAGAGCTAAAAGGGTTTATGGATCTTGGATTTGAATTCTCAGAAGATGATGTAAATTCAAGTTTGGTTGAGATTATTCCAGGTTTACAGAAATTAAGCAAAAACAGGGACAGTGATGATGATAAgcaaaaattgaattttgtaaaaaaatctGATCAGTTAAGAGCAAGACCTTATCTTTCTGAAGCATGGGAAGTTGTTGAAACGAAGAAGAGAATGAATCCATTGATGAATTGGAAGGTACCAGTCATGAGCAATGAAATTGACGTCAAACATAATCTCAAATTGTGGGCTCATACTGTTGCTTCCACAGTAAAAGCATAA
- the LOC125847358 gene encoding cellulose synthase A catalytic subunit 8 [UDP-forming] → MEEPRKLKGHKASTTCCIASQNRPGLIATADEDGCVCWFDLRCKDKIFTMDVGNGNPVSSICFKPGNEDVVYVSLGSEVKCFDVNMVTASKLLHSYNYNKDEINQIACSSKSSFLAAADDNGDVKIIDIRQNRMYKTLRDGHTSICSSVQFIPWRPWEVITGGLDSKFVLWDFSKGRPRKIWDFGTLDAGNKGNTGQCLNPAFVHALALPEVDVVDNFVKICAVARGDGVVSVINVESELNAVKSKSSAKPKKGSKSTPKVGSSSADPEIENQNGGDLHLDHSLGGHTAAVSCVTFSTFGDKGKFIISGGNDRQVKVWDWSKFFMSGATSSGTDFLRSSLGLSRKVNWLCTTPTDSENLIVCDTSKIVKVCNIGCMALPNKVEKMMESGVPICNICGEQVGLANNNGEVFVACHECNYPVCKTCIDYEIKEGRNTCLRCATPYDENEQESTNHAIVASHPDTAQDAGVHARTVSFVSTVDSEYHDDTGNPIWKNRVESWKEKKNKKKKNQSKAVVQEAAEVPPEQQMEEKPQLADAAEPLSRIIPVPKSQITPYRIVIIVRLIVLCLFFHYRVTHPVESAYPLWFISVFCEIWFAFSWVLDQFPKWSPINRETYLDRLSARYEREGEPCQLAPVDFFVSTVDPMKEPPLITANTVLSILAVDYPVEKVSCYVSDDGGSMLTFESLAETSEFARKWVPFCKKFAIEPRAPEFYFTQKFDYLKDKVQPSFVKERRAMKREYEEYKVRVNALVAKAQKTPEDGWTMADGTPWPGNNPRDHPGMIQVFLGHSGVHDIEGNELPRLVYVSREKRPGYQHHKKAGAENALIRVSAVLTNAPYILNLDCDHYVNNSKAIREAMCFLMDPQVGRDVCYVQFPQRFDGIDKSDRYANRNIVFFDVNMKGLDGIQGPVYVGTGTVFNRQALYGYSPSNLPTIHKSSSSFSCCCRRKKPAKEKDLTEVYREAKREDLNSAIFNLREIENYDDHERSLLISQMSFEKTFGMSSVFIESTLMENGGVPDSANPSTLIREAIHVIGCGYEEKTAWGKEIGWIYGSVTEDILTGFKMQCRGWRSIYCMPLRPAFKGSAPINLSDRLHQVLRWALGSVEIFLSRHCPLWYGFGGGRLKWLQRLAYTNTIVYPFTSLPLIAYCILPAVCLLTGKFIIPTLSNVASILFLGLFLSIIVTSVLELRWSGIGIEDWWRNEQFWVIGGVSAHLFAVFQGFLKMLAGIDTNFTVTAKAADDGEFADLYLFKWTTVLIPPTTILIVNLVGVVAGFSDALNKGYEAWGPLFGKVFFSFWVILHLYPFLKGLMGRQNRTPTIVVLWSVLLASVFSLVWVKINPFVSKDDPSAMVQNCIDMDC, encoded by the exons ATGGAGGAACCAAGAAAACTCAAAGGTCACAAAGCCAGCACCACTTGCTGTATCGCCTCTCAAAACCGCCCTGGTCTTATTGCCACTGCAGATGAG GATGGCTGTGTGTGCTGGTTCGATTTGAGGTGCAAAGATAAAATCTTTACAATGGATGTTGGAAATGGTAACCCAGTTTCATCAATATGTTTCAAGCCag GAAATGAAGATGTTGTTTATGTCTCATTGGGAAGTGAAGTCAAATGCTTTGATGTGAACATG GTTACTGCATCGAAACTGTTGCACAGTTACAATTACAACAAGGATGAGATAAATCAG ATTGCTTGCAGCTCGAAGTCATCATTCCTCGCTGCTGCAGATGATAATGGTGATGTCAAG ATCATTGACATCCGCCAAAATCGCATGTACAAAACATTGAGAGATGGCCACACAAGT ATATGTAGCAGTGTTCAATTCATCCCTTGGAGACCTTGGGAAG TCATTACTGGGGGTCTTGATTCAAAATTTGTGCTATGGGACTTCTCCAAGGGACGGCCACGGAAGATTTGGGACTTTG GCACACTTGATGCAGGAAATAAAGGTAATACGGGACAATGTTTGAACCCTGCCTTTGTTCATGCTCTGGCTCTTCCTGAAGTTGATGTGGTGGATAACTTTGTGAAGATTTGTGCTGTGGCTAGGGGTGATGGAGTTGTTTCTGTAATAAACGTTGAGTCAGAGCTCAATGCTGTCAAGTCTAAGAGTtcggctaaacccaagaaagGTTCTAAGTCAACCCCTAAAGTTGGCAGTTCTTCTGCTGATCCTGAAATTGAGAATCAAAATGGAGGAGACCTGCACCTTGATCACTCTTTGGGAGGACACACTGCTGCTGTATCCTGTGT GACTTTTTCCACATTTGGAGACAAAGGGAAGTTCATAATTTCAGGTGGAAATGACAGACAAGTAAAAGTATGGGATTGGTCTAAGTTTTTCATGTCTGGTGCGACAAGCAGTGGCACCGATTTCCTTCGTTCTAGCTTAGGTTTGAGCAGAAAA gtaAATTGGCTATGCACAACTCCTACTGATTCAGAGAACCTAATTGTCTGTGATACATCCAAGATAGTGAAGGTTTGCAACATCGGGT GCATGGCTTTGCCAAACAAAG TGGAAAAAATGATGGAGTCAGGGGTTCCAATATGCAACATTTGCGGCGAACAAGTGGGGTTAGCTAATAATAATGGTGAAGTCTTTGTGGCTTGTCATGAGTGTAACTATCCTGTTTGTAAGACTTGCATAGATTATGAGATCAAAGAAGGACGCAACACATGTCTACGCTGTGCAACTCCATATGATG AAAATGAGCAAGAATCTACTAACCATGCTATAGTGGCTTCTCATCCTGATACTGCACAG GATGCTGGAGTTCATGCTAGAACAGTCAGTTTTGTTTCAACTGTGGACAGCG AATATCATGATGATACCGGGAATCCAATATGGAAGAATAGAGTGGAAAGttggaaggaaaagaaaaacaagaaaaagaagaaccaAAGTAAAGCTGTTGTACAAGAAGCTGCTGAAGTTCCACCTGAGCAGCAGATGGAAGAAAAGCCACA GTTAGCAGATGCTGCAGAGCCACTTTCAAGAATCATTCCAGTGCCGAAGTCTCAAATTACTCCATACAGGATTGTAATTATTGTTCGATTGATAGTTCTCTGCCTTTTCTTCCACTATAGAGTAACACATCCAGTTGAAAGTGCCTATCCCCTGTGGTTTATTTCTGTTTTCTGTGAGATCTGGTTCGCTTTCTCGTGGGTATTGGATCAGTTCCCTAAATGGTCTCCTATAAACCGAGAGACATATCTTGACAGGCTTTCTGCAAG GTATGAAAGGGAGGGAGAGCCTTGTCAGCTTGCACCTGTCGATTTCTTTGTCAGTACGGTGGATCCCATGAAAGAACCTCCATTGATTACTGCCAACACTGTTCTCTCGATCCTCGCAGTTGACTATCCTGTCGAGAAAGTATCCTGCTATGTATCCGATGATGGTGGCTCAATGCTTACATTTGAATCACTAGCTGAGACTTCTGAATTTGCAAGGAAATGGGTACCATTCTGCAAGAAATTTGCAATTGAACCGCGTGCGCCTGAGTTCTACTTCACACAAAAGTTTGATTACTTGAAAGACAAAGTGCAGCCTTCTTTCGTCAAGGAGCGCAGAGCAATGAAG AGAGAATATGAAGAGTATAAAGTAAGGGTAAATGCTTTAGTAGCCAAGGCTCAGAAAACACCGGAGGATGGCTGGACCATGGCAGATGGAACTCCTTGGCCAGGAAACAACCCGCGTGATCATCCTGGAATGATTCAG GTTTTCTTGGGACATAGTGGTGTCCATGACATTGAAGGAAATGAACTTCCACGACTCGTTTACGTCTCAAGAGAGAAAAGACCTGGTTATCAACACCACAAAAAAGCTGGTGCTGAAAATGCTCTG ATACGGGTGTCTGCAGTTCTCACAAATGCACCCTATATTCTCAATCTTGACTGTGATCACTACGTCAATAACAGCAAAGCCATTCGTGAGGCTATGTGTTTCCTAATGGATCCACAAGTCGGCAGAGACGTCTGTTATGTGCAGTTCCCTCAGAGATTTGATGGGATTGATAAAAGTGACAGATATGCCAACAGAAACATAGTCTTCTTTGAT gTTAACATGAAAGGTTTGGATGGCATCCAAGGACCTGTATATGTCGGTACAGGAACTGTTTTCAATAGGCAAGCACTTTATGGTTACAGCCCTTCTAATCTGCCTACAATACATAaatcttcttcatcattctcttgCTGCTGTCGCCGCAAGAAACCAGCCAAAGAGAAGGATCTTACTGAGGTTTATCGTGAGGCTAAAAGAGAAGATCTGAATTCCGCAATCTTCAACCTAAGAGAAATTGAAA ATTATGACGATCACGAGAGGTCCTTGCTTATCTCtcagatgagttttgagaaaacttTTGGCATGTCATCTGTGTTTATCGAGTCTACATTGATGGAAAATGGAGGAGTACCTGATTCTGCTAATCCGTCGACACTGATCAGGGAAGCAATTCATGTTATCGGCTGTGGTTATGAAGAGAAGACAGCATGgggaaaagaa ATTGGTTGGATTTATGGTTCAGTGACAGAGGATATCTTGACTGGCTTCAAGATGCAGTGCAGGGGATGGAGATCAATATACTGTATGCCATTGAGACCTGCTTTCAAGGGGTCAGCTCCTATCAACTTGTCAGACAGGTTGCACCAAGTTCTTCGATGGGCTCTTGGATCGGTTGAGATTTTCTTGAGTAGGCATTGTCCTTTGTGGTATGGATTTGGAGGCGGCCGCCTCAAATGGCTCCAAAGACTTGCCTACACCAACACCATTGTCTATCCTTTCACTTCTCTTCCCCTCATTGCATACTGTATTCTTCCTGCTGTTTGCCTTCTTACAGGAAAATTCATCATCCCTACG CTGTCGAATGTTGCAAGTATACTCTTCCTTGGTCTTTTCCTTTCCATCATTGTAACAAGTGTGCTCGAGCTACGATGGAGTGGTATAGGCATAGAGGACTGGTGGCGTAACGAGCAGTTCTGGGTGATTGGTGGTGTCTCTGCACATCTGTTTGCAGTTTTCCAAGGATTCCTCAAAATGCTTGCTGGTATAGACACAAACTTCACAGTGACAGCCAAAGCAGCAGACGATGGAGAGTTTGCCGATCTCTACCTATTCAAATGGACAACAGTCTTGATCCCTCCAACCACAATTCTCATTGTCAACTTAGTTGGTGTTGTTGCTGGTTTCTCTGATGCACTCAACAAAGGATATGAGGCTTGGGGTCCTCTATTTGGCAAAGTGTTCTTCTCATTttgggtgatccttcatcttTATCCATTCCTCAAAGGTCTCATGGGACGCCAAAATCGAACTCCAACTATTGTTGTGCTATGGTCTGTTCTGTTGGCTTCTGTTTTCTCACTAGTTTGGGTCAAGATTAATCCATTTGTCAGCAAAGATGACCCTTCAGCCATGGTTCAAAACTGCATTGATATGGATTGTTGA
- the LOC125849482 gene encoding uncharacterized protein LOC125849482, with translation MDKEIDTQNQRVVETVITIRLDEKRDSGIGGNEVKRKDLKKESFSSVIDVKYGIGDGKLGENLIVDDFEKVCRICHLDTYESGKKFVDLIEIGCGCKGELGFVHSHCAETWFKLKGNRLCEICREIAKNVTGVSDNRFIEEWNEARYIAGGTGSAGRDRGYCRGQPFCNLLIACLIIVFLLPWFCRINLF, from the exons ATGGATAAGGAGATCGATACTCAGAATCAGAGAGTTGTAGAGACAGTAATTACAATCAGATTGGATGAAAAAAGGGATTCTGGGATTGGTGGGAATGAGGTGAAAAGGAAGGATTTGAAGAAAGAGAGTTTTTCAAGTGTGATTGATGTGAAGTATGGTATTGGGGATGGAAAATTGGGGGAGAATTTGATTGTTGATGATTTCGAAAAGGTGTGTAGGATATGCCATTTGGATACATATGAAAGTGGGAAGaaatttgtggatttgattgaGATTGGTTGTGGGTGTAAAGGAGAGCTTGGATTTGTTCATTCTCATTGTGCAGAAACTTGGTTTAAGCTTAAAGGAAATAG ATTGTGTGAAATTTGTCGGGAGATTGCAAAAAATGTGACAGGTGTCAGCGATAACAGATTCATTGAAGAGTGGAATGAAGCGAGATACATTGCAGGTGGTACTGGTTCAGCAGGACGAGATAGAGGATACTGTCGTGGACAGCCATTTTGTAACTTGTTGATAGCATGCCTGATAATAGTATTTTTGCTACCATGGTTTTGCCGTATAAATTTGTTTTGA